The Kozakia baliensis genome includes a region encoding these proteins:
- a CDS encoding phage tail protein codes for MGDDLTLDAKSGIAVVSGSQETRENILRRLCTNPGAYIWQLDYGTGLPAMIGEPLLVQKTRGAVLAQMMDESGVDQTQAVNVELSSSAGGVVQCTISYGDAQTGHTEILSVSN; via the coding sequence ATGGGCGATGATTTGACGCTTGATGCAAAATCAGGGATTGCCGTTGTTTCTGGAAGCCAGGAGACGCGAGAAAATATTTTACGCCGTTTATGTACTAATCCGGGCGCGTATATTTGGCAGTTGGATTACGGAACGGGTCTGCCTGCGATGATTGGTGAACCGCTTTTAGTGCAAAAAACGCGAGGCGCCGTTTTGGCGCAAATGATGGATGAATCTGGTGTCGATCAAACGCAGGCGGTCAATGTCGAATTATCGTCCTCCGCTGGGGGTGTTGTGCAATGCACGATTTCTTATGGCGATGCGCAGACGGGACATACGGAAATTTTGTCGGTTTCGAATTAG